A single Anopheles funestus chromosome 2RL, idAnoFuneDA-416_04, whole genome shotgun sequence DNA region contains:
- the LOC125764648 gene encoding serine protease inhibitor Kazal-type 1-like, translated as MRFWSVVMLLVAAVLLLGGEGVYARRSADGVCACPRIYDPVCGTDLSTYANRCLLDCKAEELAGRSINLRILRHGACDEPIEEPMEEQPEE; from the coding sequence ATGCGATTCTGGAGTGTTGTGATGCTGTTGGTGGCCGCAGTACTGCTTCTTGGTGGTGAGGGCGTCTACGCAAGACGTTCCGCTGATGGAGTATGCGCCTGTCCGCGCATATACGATCCGGTGTGTGGCACTGACCTTAGCACGTACGCCAACCGTTGCCTGCTGGACTGTAAGGCCGAAGAATTGGCTGGCCGGTCGATTAATTTGAGAATTTTGCGCCACGGTGCCTGTGACGAACCGATCGAAGAGCCCATGGAGGAACAACCGGAGGAGTGA